DNA from Archaeoglobus veneficus SNP6:
ACATCAGAGCTACAACTACACACAGTACAGCCACTCCAATCAGTGCGATGAAAATGTACAAATCGAGCTTTCTTTCTGACTCAGTCTTTGTGTCAAACTTTGCCCACAGCGGATCATTTGGAATGCGGGTTTTCATCGCATAGAGAAAGCCCGTTTCGGTCACTGCGAAGAGTACCAGAGTTATCAGCAGCATGAATAGCGGGTCCGTTCCTGTCAGAGCTGGCAAAATTGTGGCGAATACCACCGCAAACGCTATTGACAGAACCATAGAAAGGAAGAGATCCTTGAAGATGTCTACATCCTTGAGGGCGTTGAAGTACATCGTCTCGAATTCTGTCATTAACACATCCTGTTCTGCCATGAGAAACTCTTCCACTGGCTGGCCAGCATCGATATTGTAGGCAAATCTCTCCAGAAAGTCACGAAAGATTTTACTCGGGCAGCGTTTTGCCTGAAACTTACATGCTTCTGGTAGGCTGAGACCCCACTCCCTCACGAGTTTTACTATCTTCCTTGCCTGATTTGCCAGTTCCTCAAACTCCTTCTTTTCCGCTATTTTTTCGAAAAGGGCCACTCTGTCAACTTCAGCAGTGGCGAGAACACCAATATGTGTGATGAACAGATGTAGATTCTGATCTATTTCTATTCTCTTCTTGTCAGCTACGATCTTCGGATAAAGCAGAGCGAGGAGAATACCAAATAGCGGTATCAGAAGGAATATAAAGGACATATTACCCACGAGCGGGCCAAGTAGATAGTAAAACAGAAGGCTTGAGATGATGGAGATTACTACAAGTGGTGCAGCAAACTTTACGAAGTAATCCCTTGCACTTATTCCGATTATCCTGAAAAGGTCTGCATACTCCACAGTATCACCTCAGCGTATGCTAAATGGCAATCCTTCAAGTCCGTTAATCCTGTAAGCTTTGATCAGTTCATTGACCTCGTAGTAGTCGAATATCCTCTCCTGAACCATCCTTTCCAGAACCTTCGCTCTCTCCTCCAGTATGTTGTAGATCTCTCTTCTGTCGGCAAGACCCATCTTTTCGGCAATCTTCTCCTCAAGGATGTACGAGTTCGCGAAGCCCTTGAAGATAATCTTGTCATCAACGTAATCGTACTCGAAAACTTCTCTCGTAACGACACCGTTGAACTGCTTCGAATAACCTTCAATCTCATGAATGCTCGTAACTCTCCTTACTCCCCTGCCCTTTATGTAGTTCTGGAAGAGAGCTATGTTACAGTTTCCTATGAAAGCGAGCGGGACATTGATGGGGTCGCTTGAAAGCCTCTGGACGAGCGATTCAATGGTTGCAGCGTGGAATGTGAATATCGTCGGGTGTCCAGTCTGCATTGCCTGGAAGGCTATTCTGCCCTCGGCTCCTCTAACCTCACCGACTATTATGTAGTTGGGCCTTGAACGCAGTGCAGCCTTCAGTAAGTCAAACATTGTAACTCCGCCCTTGCCCTCCTCGCCCTCCCTTGTAACCATCTGCTGCCATGCGTTATGCGGAGGTATGACTTCCGGCGTATCCTCACAGGTGTAGATCTTTGCATCGTGGTGGATGAAGGTCAGAATGGCGTTGAGCGTTGTAGTCTTACCCGAAGCAGTCTCACCGGCTATTATCATGCTCATGTCGTTCTCAAGTGCCAGCCAGAGATAGGCTGCAAGTGTTGGCGTTAGTGTTCCCCACTTAATGAGCTGGGTGACGGAGATGGGCACATCCTTCGACTTTCTGATGGTGAAAGACGGGCCACGATAAGAAACATCGTCGCTGTAGATGAGGTTGAGACGCGAACCATCAGGCAGCCTCGCATCTATAATCGGATGTGCATCACTTATAGGCTTTCCAAGGCGTTCGCCGAGAGACTTGAGGTACCGCTCGTATTCCTCATCACTATCCCACTTTATGTTCGTCCTGACCATTCCAAAAACCTTGTGTACACCGTAAGTTATCTGCCTGTTTATGACATGAATATCTTCAAAGTACTTGTCTCGCATAAGCGGCTCGAGGGGGCCCATTCCCACTATATCCCTGTTGAGTCTGTAGCGGAACTTCTCGTAAGTCTCTTTAGTAACCTCAATTTTTCTGTCAAACTTGATGAATCGCCTCAGGATTGAACCTATACCGGACTTACTCCTCTTCTTCTTAGTTATTATAACAGATTCCCTCAGAATTTCCTCGATTATATCTGTAAACTCCTCGTCAGACGTTGGGGCTTCCTCCGTAACAGACTTCTCAAGTACAAGCTCCAGCACGAGCTTGTACTTCTGCTTCTCTTCCTCATTTAAACGTGGTTCTATGACGTAATACCTCGTTTCCTGCGAACCTTCACCCCAAACGTGTGCAAACAAAAGATCTCCGATGGGGTATATCACATTAGGGCGGCGATTTTTCTTATCCTCATCAGTCAGCTCTTCCTTGTAAATTGGATACTTCCCAGTAATCCGCTTGAAGCTGATGAGATGGTCCTTTAAGTGAGGATACCTGTAAGCAAGATTCTTAAGCTCCGGCTGAAGCTTTGTCGCCGCCATACCCCCCAACTTACCTCGCACCTTTACACTATAGCTCTCGCCTCGATAACTATTCCAATTCCACTCCTTACAGAGAATCCTATCTTATCTCCAACCTGCTCACCCATTCCAGCAAATCTGTTAACGTTTATACTCCTTCTAATCTCGTTTCCAACCTCTATCATTTCTATTTCGAGATAAACGTCAGCAATTGCCCTAAACGGGCTCAGAACGTCATCACTCAGGTTGGTAGGGTCAATAGTAATGATAATGGTCTTCCCTTTGCCTATCATGCTTCTGAAGAAAGATATAATCTGTAGAGCGGCACTTCTACCCTTGTCCTGCCTTACAAGAGCGTCAAATGTTGCGTCGTTTCTGAGAATTGCGTCAAACGTATCTATTATAATTACGTCTGCCTTCCACATCACCTTCGCTTCCATCATCCTCTTGAGTAGCTCGCGCTTGCCTCTGAATTTACCCAAGTCTGCATGCAGGAAAAGCAGCCTCTCGTTGAGCAGGTGTGTCTCAATCCTGTTGTAGCCCAAAGAATGCATCTGAGTCAGAAATTGTCTTATGGATAGCTCCGTTGAAACGAGCGTGACCCTGTAGCCCGCTTCGCAAAGACCATACGCTATGCGCTGGGTTAAAGCACTTTTTCCGGCACCGTATTTACCTTCTATGAGCACGATAGCCCCTTCAGGTAGCCCACCTCCAAGTTTCTCATTTAACTGATCTCGATCCTCAAGATCAATCGAGTACAAGCTATCCCCTCCTGATGATACTGATTTACAACATCACTATCATTATTGTCATCATCTAAATTAATAAAGCTTTCTGTCATAATGATGGCTAATTCGCTGCAGAAAGCCGAATGATTGGCCCGTATCACTTAAATAACTAAAAAATCAGACCCTGAACCAGAGTTCGTCCCAAGCAGTCCCCCTTACGTAAATTCTAACAACATGAGAACCCGGACTCAGAGTAACGTTTATCCTGAATTCCACCACATCGCCTGGCTCCCATTGCGGATTGCCGGACAGTGATGTCATTGTGTAGTCTGTTTGATATACCCCATCCACAAGTACATCAACTATCTTTTTATCGAGAGGAATCGTGGAAAGTCCCGTATTTTTCACGTATATTATGAGAGGGTTTGTCGTGACGTTTTTCGGATCGTTTATTATCGTTATGTCATCCTTGATGCTCTCCACCAGAATCCTGTTTTTCTGACTAAGAACGCCGGACAACTCCCCCACTGTGCTCACCATAACTGCAGCTACAGCAGAGGAGACAACGAGAGCCGCTATGAAAAGAACAATGTGTGAAGCAGATTCCGAGGCCATCTCATCCCTCCCAGTACGCCGAAACTCCGTTGTGGGCCACTATTTTCACCCTCGATGGCTGATAGGAAACCGTAACGTTGATCTCCGCAGTCTCGCCAGGAAGCCACACGTCAACTTCAACACCATTTACTGTAAATGACGTAATATTCTGAGTATATATCTGCCCATCAAGCAGAATTTCCATCTCGTCAACGAGTATTTCCTCACTCCCGTCGTTTTTGGCTGTTATTGTCAAATTTCCGCTCAGGTAGGTGACATTAAGGATTACCATGTGAGTATGAAGCTGCTCGTACTCCAGTTCTCCTTTCTCCACCTGCGCCCGCCTGACTATATCCTGAGTTGCGCTGATTGTGTTGAATAAGACACTCGCAGAGATGACAATTGCTACCAGTAGTACTACACTAGCAGCCGATGTCGAGAGCCCCATGATCGTTTACGGGAATAACCTCGTTCACTTCTCTTTCGAGTTCCTCGATTTCCCTGATCGCCCTCTCTATGTCCTCAACTTTAATCTCCACCCCACTCAGCTTGGAAATAAATATCAATGACTTTACGTGATCTTTTAGCGTGGGTACGTTGCTTATCATGCCATCGTCAAACTGCATATCTCTTAGAGTGTAGCCTCTCGAACAATTAATCAGAAATTCTTTGACTTCCCTGCTTATCCAGCCTATGTCCACATAGAAGTCGAGAAGTTCTGCCATTCTCTTTATCCCGAATGTCGTGACGAGGTAGTCAAGCCATTTAAGTACGAGTATGTCAGAAATGAAATCTCTCTTAATTGCTTTGAGATAGGGGCCAGAGATGCTTATTCTCTTCTCATCTTGCACAACCTGAGTGTGTAAATCGGCAGCCTCAATCGTTTCCTGCTCCACGGGCTCGATGGACTCGGTTTCGAGTTGCGGTTCCGGAAGTGTCTGATCTTCCTGGACTTGTGGCTGAGGCTGAGGTGATTCTGACTCTGATGCCTCCAGCTCGCGCTTTAGCTTCATGAACTTCTCTTCTGGAGATTCTTCGACGCTCTTGGATGTATTAAATTCATCGGCAGAAACACTCGGTTCCTCAAAATCTTCTTCGTCTATATCTTCAAAGAAGCTCTCTGCATCCTTGGAGAGAAGTTCGTCCGGCACGTCTTCCTTGCTCTTATCCTTGTTCAACGCGCTGAACAAACCAAATCCATCCTCATCTCCAACAACTTCTGTTGCGAAGGGATTAATACCCTCGGTAACCATTTCATAAATACCGAGGAGCTTTCGGATATTCTCCTCAATTTCCTCCAATCTCTTTCCGATCTCCTCATTCTCACTTTTGATTGTGTTAAGCTTTGAAGAAATCATACCAACTTCATTTTCAAGATCCTTAATTCTCGTTTCAAGTTCGGTAATTTTTCCTCCACTCTCCAGTTCGTCACTTTCTTCCTCAAACCCATCTGCAACCTCGTCAAATCCTTCGAATCCCTCTTCCTCCTCTATTGTCTCCTCCACTTCCTCCTCAAACTCTTCTTCCTCTATCTTCTTTTTCTTTGATTTATCCTTCTTCTTTTTTTCTCCTTTTGAGCCTGAAAGCTTCTTGAGTGCGCCCTTAAACATCCTGATCACCGTACCTATAATTGCCCCTAACAACAATAATAATGAGCACAAAGATATATTTAACTTTTATGGCCTTCAGAGAACAAAGCCTGCTGAAAAGAGCTAATTTGAGAGAATATCTATAATTAAATTTTCATGCTAATTAATTATTCTACATTAATTATTCAGTAATATTAATTATTCAGTAATCAGGTTAATCACCTTCCGGATGGCAGGAGTCAAGTAATCAAAAACAGTGCCTCTTACGTTCAGAATTTCCATGTGTTTAATAATATCGGCGTACTTACCTCCAGCAATTCCGCTGGCCACTATTGCCGCCCCCTCCGCCGACTGTTTCGCCACACCAAAGCCCTTTATCCTCTTTACTTCGTA
Protein-coding regions in this window:
- a CDS encoding flagellin, which codes for MASESASHIVLFIAALVVSSAVAAVMVSTVGELSGVLSQKNRILVESIKDDITIINDPKNVTTNPLIIYVKNTGLSTIPLDKKIVDVLVDGVYQTDYTMTSLSGNPQWEPGDVVEFRINVTLSPGSHVVRIYVRGTAWDELWFRV
- a CDS encoding type II/IV secretion system ATPase subunit encodes the protein MAATKLQPELKNLAYRYPHLKDHLISFKRITGKYPIYKEELTDEDKKNRRPNVIYPIGDLLFAHVWGEGSQETRYYVIEPRLNEEEKQKYKLVLELVLEKSVTEEAPTSDEEFTDIIEEILRESVIITKKKRSKSGIGSILRRFIKFDRKIEVTKETYEKFRYRLNRDIVGMGPLEPLMRDKYFEDIHVINRQITYGVHKVFGMVRTNIKWDSDEEYERYLKSLGERLGKPISDAHPIIDARLPDGSRLNLIYSDDVSYRGPSFTIRKSKDVPISVTQLIKWGTLTPTLAAYLWLALENDMSMIIAGETASGKTTTLNAILTFIHHDAKIYTCEDTPEVIPPHNAWQQMVTREGEEGKGGVTMFDLLKAALRSRPNYIIVGEVRGAEGRIAFQAMQTGHPTIFTFHAATIESLVQRLSSDPINVPLAFIGNCNIALFQNYIKGRGVRRVTSIHEIEGYSKQFNGVVTREVFEYDYVDDKIIFKGFANSYILEEKIAEKMGLADRREIYNILEERAKVLERMVQERIFDYYEVNELIKAYRINGLEGLPFSIR
- a CDS encoding FlaD/FlaE family flagellar protein, with the protein product MLGAIIGTVIRMFKGALKKLSGSKGEKKKKDKSKKKKIEEEEFEEEVEETIEEEEGFEGFDEVADGFEEESDELESGGKITELETRIKDLENEVGMISSKLNTIKSENEEIGKRLEEIEENIRKLLGIYEMVTEGINPFATEVVGDEDGFGLFSALNKDKSKEDVPDELLSKDAESFFEDIDEEDFEEPSVSADEFNTSKSVEESPEEKFMKLKRELEASESESPQPQPQVQEDQTLPEPQLETESIEPVEQETIEAADLHTQVVQDEKRISISGPYLKAIKRDFISDILVLKWLDYLVTTFGIKRMAELLDFYVDIGWISREVKEFLINCSRGYTLRDMQFDDGMISNVPTLKDHVKSLIFISKLSGVEIKVEDIERAIREIEELEREVNEVIPVNDHGALDIGC
- a CDS encoding ATPase domain-containing protein, yielding MYSIDLEDRDQLNEKLGGGLPEGAIVLIEGKYGAGKSALTQRIAYGLCEAGYRVTLVSTELSIRQFLTQMHSLGYNRIETHLLNERLLFLHADLGKFRGKRELLKRMMEAKVMWKADVIIIDTFDAILRNDATFDALVRQDKGRSAALQIISFFRSMIGKGKTIIITIDPTNLSDDVLSPFRAIADVYLEIEMIEVGNEIRRSINVNRFAGMGEQVGDKIGFSVRSGIGIVIEARAIV
- the flaJ gene encoding archaellar assembly protein FlaJ gives rise to the protein MEYADLFRIIGISARDYFVKFAAPLVVISIISSLLFYYLLGPLVGNMSFIFLLIPLFGILLALLYPKIVADKKRIEIDQNLHLFITHIGVLATAEVDRVALFEKIAEKKEFEELANQARKIVKLVREWGLSLPEACKFQAKRCPSKIFRDFLERFAYNIDAGQPVEEFLMAEQDVLMTEFETMYFNALKDVDIFKDLFLSMVLSIAFAVVFATILPALTGTDPLFMLLITLVLFAVTETGFLYAMKTRIPNDPLWAKFDTKTESERKLDLYIFIALIGVAVLCVVVALMFLGTIPTTLPIINKPMPLIMQLVLPLTPLIIPGMVSRKIEKILRERDKHYPSFIRSLGAAETAKQTTTTHALKTLQYKDFGALTEKVRNLYKRLNMRISQEYSWRMFMRECETFIIHRFSEMYMDARIKGGVPEKIGNIIAKNVERINALRMHRNQTTTTLIGVLYGITASLAFALYVGVEVIELMANSLQVINMNLPEGVPSASILSLQQYNIPQVNFIIALLLIVHSMLSSVMIKIVDGGHQVNAYFHFVVMLWISALSALATDLGIGSMIKIGELA
- a CDS encoding flagellin, yielding MGLSTSAASVVLLVAIVISASVLFNTISATQDIVRRAQVEKGELEYEQLHTHMVILNVTYLSGNLTITAKNDGSEEILVDEMEILLDGQIYTQNITSFTVNGVEVDVWLPGETAEINVTVSYQPSRVKIVAHNGVSAYWEG